In Actinotignum schaalii, the sequence TTGGGTTGCCCCAATATGTCTGCCTCTACTCTCGGTTGGCGCAAATTCCGCAATATATGTCCATCCTGCTGGAACTGACGCACCTACCGCGAGTCCGATTATTACGAAGCCTATGAAGAGCATCGGGAGGTTACCGGCGAAGACCACAATGAGTCCACCCAGCGCGTAGACGAGGAGGTCGTAGGTGTAGATAACTTTTCGCCCGTATTTATCACAGAGCGGTCCGCCAATAAGAGCACCGATGGCGGCACCGAACGCATTGGAACTGAAAGCAGCGAGCAATCCCGCGATTCTGCCGTTGTCGTCAGGGAAGTATGCGGCACCCCAAAAACCAAGCGAGGTTGCAATCGCAATAATGGACCCTGAGTCGATGTAATTGGACATGGAAACGGCAATTGTTGCCTTCCATCCGGTTAATGGCTTTTTTGACATGTTCTCTCCGTTGAAATCAGATGTCACTGAAGATAGAAATACTGGGACAAGAAGTAGTTCGTGCCGCCGTCGGGCTGTACAAAGTACTGAGCCATTTCGGCCTGCCACTTGGTGTTAATCTCCTCGTTCTCCATGCAGTTCATCGCTTGCCACACGTCATCGGCTTCGAAATAGCCAAAAACGACGGCGGTTTCCGGATCGACGAAGAGTGAGTAGTTCCGCCAGCCGGAACGTGACAAGGCGTCGCGCATCTCTTCCCATACATGGCAGTGCGCTTGGAGGTATTCATCCAACTTGTCTTCGCGGACTCGTAAAACAAAGCCACATCTTGAATCAGACTTCTGCGTCGTGTCATTCAAAATCTGGTCAACAGTCGGGGTGCTAACCATAAGTCAACTCCTTCGTTGAAGGATTGAA encodes:
- a CDS encoding L-rhamnose mutarotase — translated: MVSTPTVDQILNDTTQKSDSRCGFVLRVREDKLDEYLQAHCHVWEEMRDALSRSGWRNYSLFVDPETAVVFGYFEADDVWQAMNCMENEEINTKWQAEMAQYFVQPDGGTNYFLSQYFYLQ